One genomic region from Thermomicrobium sp. 4228-Ro encodes:
- the flhB gene encoding flagellar biosynthesis protein FlhB, producing the protein MASERTERATPRRRQEARKRGQVPRSSDLTSALALLTGAFFLPWYAASAAGSLWTYLQRSFAGPLPADLVAPDLLDYAWTSGTMFLRLTLPVLGLFLLVGVGSTLIQTGFVFAPAVLKPDLRRIDPMAGFQRLFSRRGLFEAGKALLKIAIVLAVTYPIVQRDLSRYADLTGAEPALIARAIGTSIHDLALRIGAAYLALAILDYGFQRWDLEQRLRMTRHELKEELRQTEGDPEIKARIRRLQRQYAMQRMMAQVPKATVVVTNPTHLAIALQYDPLSMRAPVVVAKGAGAVAERITALARQHAIPVLRNQPLARALYRTVEVGQEIPVTLYEAVADIIAYVYRLRRAHFPVPPPGSAPEPTG; encoded by the coding sequence GTGGCGAGCGAGCGGACCGAACGAGCCACACCGCGCCGACGACAGGAAGCCCGCAAGCGCGGGCAAGTGCCACGGAGCAGCGACCTCACGTCGGCACTGGCGTTGCTCACAGGAGCATTCTTCCTCCCCTGGTACGCAGCGTCAGCAGCTGGATCGCTCTGGACCTACCTGCAGCGAAGCTTCGCTGGCCCGCTCCCGGCCGACCTGGTGGCTCCAGACCTCCTCGACTATGCCTGGACGAGCGGGACGATGTTCCTCCGATTGACCCTCCCGGTTCTCGGACTCTTTCTGCTGGTCGGCGTCGGAAGTACGCTGATCCAGACCGGCTTCGTCTTCGCTCCGGCGGTCCTCAAGCCCGACCTCCGCCGAATCGATCCGATGGCTGGCTTCCAGCGGCTCTTCTCCCGCCGTGGCCTGTTCGAGGCGGGCAAGGCGTTGCTGAAGATTGCGATCGTCCTCGCGGTGACGTATCCGATCGTCCAGCGCGACCTCTCCCGGTATGCCGACCTCACCGGTGCTGAACCCGCGCTGATCGCGCGGGCGATCGGCACCAGCATCCACGACCTGGCCCTGCGGATCGGCGCGGCCTACCTGGCACTGGCCATCCTCGACTACGGCTTCCAGCGCTGGGACCTGGAGCAACGTCTCCGCATGACGCGCCACGAGCTCAAGGAGGAACTCCGGCAGACGGAAGGCGATCCGGAGATCAAAGCACGCATCAGACGACTCCAGCGCCAGTACGCCATGCAGCGGATGATGGCCCAGGTGCCCAAAGCGACCGTCGTCGTGACCAACCCGACGCACCTGGCGATCGCCCTCCAGTACGACCCGCTCAGCATGCGCGCGCCGGTCGTCGTCGCGAAGGGAGCAGGAGCGGTCGCCGAGCGGATCACGGCGCTCGCGCGCCAGCACGCCATACCTGTCCTGCGCAACCAGCCACTCGCGCGGGCACTCTACCGCACGGTCGAGGTCGGTCAGGAGATTCCCGTCACGCTCTACGAGGCGGTCGCCGACATCATCGCCTACGTGTACCGCCTTCGCCGCGCGCACTTTCCGGTCCCGCCACCAGGCAGCGCACCGGAACCGACCGGATGA
- a CDS encoding GTP-binding protein — MLETRTYRAESIQAALLLAKADLGPDAVIVDVRHIGPRTLRGEDGVVELIAAPAQAVVRPAETRRPVTIPGSTGDPLFLSMTALGLGPRFTEDLVRTFRRYRGTGEALRRALAGRIAHYIAVAPWLPVGGRAILALVGPTGVGKTTTALKLAATARADGFPAQVISLAGDDGHDMRLEVLARGLGVPVIRAANGTELQRALRSSTAPFTLIDTVGTNPYDPRAIAALEAALTTAPLVVCVTLPVSGDLDETLEAARRYAPLRPRALILTKLDETRRPGMALGIAERLGRPLLALTTGPSIPQDFVSASTSALAELAAWTLERLERRLRVTDRS, encoded by the coding sequence ATGCTGGAGACACGGACCTACCGGGCTGAATCGATCCAGGCAGCGTTGTTACTGGCCAAAGCCGACCTCGGTCCCGATGCGGTGATCGTCGATGTGCGCCACATCGGCCCACGCACCCTGCGCGGAGAGGACGGTGTGGTCGAGCTGATCGCTGCACCGGCTCAGGCCGTCGTGCGACCAGCCGAAACGAGGCGGCCAGTCACGATCCCGGGCTCGACGGGCGATCCGCTCTTCCTGAGTATGACCGCACTCGGGTTAGGTCCACGCTTTACAGAAGATCTCGTGCGCACGTTTCGTCGGTATCGAGGAACGGGGGAAGCACTGCGGCGAGCACTTGCTGGGCGGATCGCCCACTACATTGCCGTCGCGCCGTGGCTCCCGGTCGGTGGACGCGCGATTCTGGCTCTGGTCGGTCCGACCGGCGTCGGCAAGACCACGACTGCGCTCAAACTGGCCGCGACGGCTCGCGCCGACGGCTTCCCGGCGCAGGTGATCAGCCTGGCTGGTGACGACGGCCACGATATGCGTCTGGAGGTACTCGCCCGCGGACTCGGTGTGCCAGTCATTCGAGCCGCGAATGGCACAGAACTGCAACGGGCACTGCGTTCCAGCACTGCACCGTTCACCCTCATCGACACGGTCGGCACCAATCCATACGACCCGCGCGCGATCGCGGCACTCGAAGCAGCATTGACGACCGCTCCGCTCGTCGTGTGCGTCACCCTGCCGGTCAGCGGTGATCTCGACGAGACGCTCGAGGCGGCACGGCGCTACGCACCGCTCCGACCACGCGCACTGATCCTGACCAAGCTGGACGAGACACGGCGCCCAGGTATGGCGCTGGGCATCGCCGAGCGGCTCGGACGTCCACTCTTGGCGCTGACGACGGGACCATCCATCCCACAGGACTTCGTGAGCGCCTCGACTTCCGCACTAGCCGAACTGGCCGCCTGGACGCTGGAGCGGCTGGAGCGCCGGCTGCGCGTCACCGACCGGTCCTAG
- the flhA gene encoding flagellar biosynthesis protein FlhA: MASAPVSNRTQAEPGSGLRRLVRYSDVALAAGVVAIVALMILPIPAHVLDILITTNIALALTILLVSLYIQEPLQFSAFPTVLLLATLFRLALNITSTRLILLQGNAGEVINAFGHFVVGGNYIVGVVVFVILVVIQFVVITNGAGRVAEVAARFTLDAMPGKQMSIDADLNAGLITEEEARRRRQEIAREADFYGAMDGASKFVKGDAIAGIVIILINILGGIAIGALQRGMPLGEALRTYALLTVGDGLVSQIPALLISTATGIIVTRSASDANLGLDLARQIFSAPRALAIAGVLLAVLGLAPGLPAPPFFLGAVGMLGAALALRQPRRPAATESPQPAPEAEEVLPEVTPVDPLELEIGYGLIPLVDQTAGGQLLRRITLLRKQIAQELGFVMPTVRIRDNLALRPNEYRILVRGVKAGEGEVYPDRLMVMTTTGEAPQLDGIAAREPAFGLPAVWVPEGQRAAAEAQGYAVVDSASVITTHLSEVVRRHAAALLRRQDVQRLLDIVRREHPAVVDELVPHLLSLSEVHQVLQLLLEEQVPIRDLVTILEVLGNHARTVRNVHVLVEHVRHALAATITQQYVAPDGTLGAMVLHPELASELSERIHHSDEGPQLALPPERLQALLTAVAQEMERLAALGYQPVLLVPAGLRTAVSRSLRRSLPNLAVLAYQEVAPSVRVQVLGTVRG, encoded by the coding sequence ATGGCGAGCGCACCGGTATCGAACCGCACGCAGGCTGAACCAGGGAGCGGACTTCGCCGACTCGTCCGCTATAGCGATGTCGCACTCGCTGCTGGTGTGGTAGCGATCGTCGCCCTGATGATCCTGCCTATCCCAGCGCACGTCCTGGACATCCTCATCACCACGAATATCGCGCTGGCCCTCACGATCCTGCTGGTCTCGCTCTATATCCAGGAGCCGCTCCAGTTCTCAGCCTTCCCGACTGTGCTGCTCTTGGCAACGCTGTTCCGTCTGGCGCTCAACATCACCTCGACGCGGCTCATCCTCCTCCAGGGAAACGCGGGCGAAGTGATCAATGCCTTCGGTCATTTCGTCGTCGGTGGGAACTACATCGTCGGCGTCGTCGTCTTCGTCATTCTCGTGGTCATCCAGTTCGTAGTCATCACCAACGGCGCCGGTCGAGTCGCCGAGGTCGCGGCGCGCTTTACGCTCGACGCCATGCCCGGTAAGCAGATGTCGATCGATGCCGACCTCAATGCGGGGCTGATCACCGAGGAAGAAGCGCGCCGGCGCCGGCAAGAGATCGCACGCGAGGCGGACTTCTACGGCGCGATGGACGGGGCGAGCAAGTTCGTCAAGGGTGACGCGATCGCTGGGATCGTGATTATCCTGATCAACATCCTGGGGGGTATCGCGATCGGCGCACTCCAGCGCGGCATGCCGCTCGGCGAGGCACTGCGCACCTACGCGCTCCTCACGGTCGGCGACGGGCTCGTCTCCCAGATCCCGGCACTCTTGATCTCGACAGCGACCGGTATCATCGTCACGCGCAGCGCGTCCGACGCGAACCTCGGGCTCGATCTCGCCCGCCAGATCTTCAGTGCGCCACGGGCGCTGGCGATCGCTGGCGTCCTGCTCGCGGTCCTCGGCCTGGCACCCGGATTACCAGCCCCGCCCTTCTTCCTCGGTGCGGTCGGCATGCTCGGGGCCGCACTCGCCCTCCGCCAGCCGCGCCGACCGGCCGCGACCGAGTCGCCACAACCGGCACCGGAGGCCGAGGAAGTCCTCCCCGAGGTGACACCGGTGGATCCGCTGGAACTGGAAATCGGATATGGCTTGATCCCACTCGTCGACCAGACGGCTGGGGGGCAGCTCCTCCGCCGGATCACGCTCCTGCGCAAGCAGATCGCCCAAGAGCTCGGCTTCGTGATGCCGACGGTGCGCATCCGCGACAACCTGGCGCTGCGTCCGAACGAGTACCGCATCCTGGTGCGGGGTGTTAAAGCCGGCGAAGGTGAAGTCTATCCGGATCGCCTCATGGTGATGACGACGACGGGCGAAGCACCCCAACTCGATGGCATCGCAGCGCGCGAACCCGCTTTCGGCCTCCCGGCGGTCTGGGTCCCCGAGGGACAACGTGCAGCGGCCGAGGCACAGGGCTACGCCGTCGTGGACTCGGCTTCGGTCATCACGACGCATCTCAGCGAAGTCGTTCGCCGCCACGCCGCTGCACTCCTGCGGCGCCAAGACGTCCAGCGCCTGCTCGACATCGTGCGGCGAGAGCATCCAGCTGTCGTCGATGAACTCGTGCCGCACCTCCTCTCCTTGAGCGAGGTGCATCAAGTCCTGCAACTCCTGCTCGAGGAACAGGTACCGATCCGGGATCTGGTGACCATTCTCGAGGTCCTCGGCAACCATGCACGCACCGTGCGCAACGTGCACGTCCTGGTCGAGCACGTCCGCCACGCACTAGCGGCGACGATCACGCAGCAATACGTCGCCCCGGACGGCACGCTGGGTGCGATGGTCCTCCACCCAGAACTCGCGAGTGAACTCAGCGAACGCATTCACCACAGCGACGAGGGGCCACAACTGGCCCTGCCTCCGGAACGGCTGCAAGCGCTTCTGACAGCGGTCGCGCAGGAGATGGAGCGCCTCGCCGCGCTCGGCTATCAGCCGGTCCTGCTCGTTCCCGCCGGACTGCGCACGGCGGTGAGCCGGAGCCTGCGCCGCTCGCTCCCGAACCTGGCGGTACTCGCCTATCAGGAAGTCGCACCATCCGTTCGCGTGCAGGTACTGGGGACAGTGAGGGGGTAA
- the fliQ gene encoding flagellar biosynthesis protein FliQ, which translates to MNEALLLELARAAITTTLLVSAPILLTILVVGLLVSVLQAVTQVNEQTLVFIPKIVITFLILLFAGSWMGRQLASLATELFLLLPVLRR; encoded by the coding sequence GTGAACGAAGCGCTCTTGTTGGAACTCGCCCGCGCAGCGATCACGACGACGCTGCTCGTCTCGGCGCCGATCCTGCTCACTATCCTGGTCGTGGGACTCCTGGTGAGCGTCCTGCAGGCGGTGACGCAGGTCAACGAGCAGACGCTCGTCTTCATCCCGAAGATCGTCATCACTTTCCTGATCCTGCTCTTCGCCGGTTCGTGGATGGGACGCCAGCTCGCCAGTCTGGCAACCGAACTCTTCCTGCTCCTACCGGTGTTGCGCCGCTGA
- a CDS encoding flagellar biosynthetic protein FliR, protein MEVSTPLIPSSIALFVLIVTRIGLVLTLLPGFGSQAVPLPARVPLAVVLALVLSPFAPAGDNALSLPFVFAVALAREIVIGLALGLAVAAVFAAIEMAASLIGYQLGFGLAATFNPAFGTHGTALNTLYLTLAALVLFGTNGHHLLIGALARTFALLPPGTRMPDADTPLALIGLTGAMFADALRIGLPIAGSLLVADIGLGLLNRMVPQMSVFFVGLPAKILLGFFVLLLSIPFLLQLLAGVTTDGLIGAVTRVLLAAR, encoded by the coding sequence ATGGAGGTCAGTACGCCACTGATTCCGAGTTCGATCGCCCTCTTTGTCCTCATCGTGACGAGGATCGGGCTCGTCCTGACCCTCCTACCGGGGTTCGGTAGCCAGGCAGTTCCGCTGCCCGCACGCGTCCCGCTGGCCGTCGTCCTGGCGTTGGTCTTGTCCCCGTTCGCGCCGGCGGGAGATAACGCGTTGAGCCTGCCGTTCGTTTTCGCCGTCGCGCTCGCGCGCGAGATCGTGATCGGTCTCGCCCTGGGACTCGCCGTCGCGGCCGTCTTCGCTGCCATCGAGATGGCGGCGTCACTGATCGGCTACCAGCTCGGGTTCGGGCTCGCTGCAACGTTCAACCCAGCCTTCGGTACACACGGCACGGCACTGAACACGCTCTATCTCACGCTCGCGGCCCTGGTGTTGTTCGGGACCAACGGACACCATCTTCTCATCGGAGCCTTGGCCCGGACCTTCGCGCTCCTCCCCCCGGGGACCAGGATGCCCGACGCAGACACGCCGCTCGCGCTCATCGGTCTCACCGGAGCGATGTTCGCCGATGCACTCCGGATCGGTCTTCCGATCGCGGGATCGCTCCTCGTCGCCGATATCGGACTCGGACTCCTGAACCGGATGGTTCCGCAGATGAGCGTCTTTTTCGTCGGGCTGCCGGCCAAGATCCTCCTGGGCTTTTTCGTCCTGCTGCTCTCGATCCCGTTCCTGCTCCAACTCCTGGCCGGCGTGACGACTGACGGTCTCATCGGCGCCGTGACGCGCGTGCTCCTGGCTGCGAGGTGA
- the fliP gene encoding flagellar type III secretion system pore protein FliP (The bacterial flagellar biogenesis protein FliP forms a type III secretion system (T3SS)-type pore required for flagellar assembly.): protein MGNRPERAREQVRRRAKLLLAAGIVGLLTSACAMTANMGSTQIQVQSQPANGSNNPVAAGLELVFLLTLVSLLPTILIVMTSFTRIVIVLSFVRSAIGVPQLPPNQVLIGLSLFLTVFVMAPTWQAINRDALQPYLRGEIDQRTAFERGLQPLRDFMFRQTRERDIALFMDLGKLPRPRNPDDVPTWVLVPAFILSELKTAFTMGFVLFIPFLVIDLIVSSTLMAMGMIMVPPVVISLPFKLLLFVMVDGWDLLVRSLVTSFGTG from the coding sequence ATGGGCAACAGACCGGAGCGGGCAAGAGAACAGGTTCGGCGACGCGCCAAGCTGCTCCTGGCTGCAGGTATCGTTGGGCTCCTGACGAGCGCCTGTGCGATGACCGCGAACATGGGCTCCACGCAGATCCAGGTGCAGAGCCAGCCAGCGAACGGGAGTAACAACCCGGTCGCCGCCGGGCTCGAACTGGTGTTCCTCCTGACGCTGGTCAGCCTCCTTCCGACTATCCTGATCGTGATGACCTCCTTCACCCGGATCGTCATCGTGCTCTCCTTTGTCCGCTCGGCGATCGGCGTTCCGCAATTGCCCCCCAACCAAGTCCTGATCGGCCTCTCGCTGTTCCTGACCGTCTTCGTCATGGCACCGACCTGGCAGGCGATCAACCGCGATGCCTTGCAACCGTACCTACGCGGAGAAATCGACCAACGTACCGCGTTCGAGCGAGGACTCCAGCCACTCCGCGACTTCATGTTCCGGCAAACGCGCGAGCGCGACATCGCCCTCTTCATGGATCTCGGCAAGTTGCCGCGACCACGCAACCCCGATGACGTCCCGACCTGGGTCCTGGTCCCCGCATTCATCCTGAGCGAGCTCAAGACGGCCTTTACGATGGGGTTCGTGCTCTTCATCCCGTTCCTGGTCATCGACCTCATCGTCTCGAGTACCTTGATGGCCATGGGGATGATCATGGTCCCGCCGGTCGTGATCTCTTTGCCGTTCAAACTCTTGCTCTTCGTGATGGTTGACGGTTGGGACCTTCTCGTCCGCTCGCTCGTCACGAGCTTCGGTACCGGCTAG
- a CDS encoding flagellar FlbD family protein has translation MIDVTRLDGMRVVVNAELIETVESVPETVIVLVTRRRLMVRESVDEVIERVLAYRRSIGTLSDSVRSAVPDLHRES, from the coding sequence ATGATCGATGTGACGCGCCTCGACGGAATGCGCGTCGTCGTCAATGCCGAGCTGATCGAGACTGTCGAGTCCGTACCGGAGACTGTCATCGTTCTGGTGACTCGCCGTCGCTTGATGGTTCGTGAGTCGGTCGATGAGGTCATCGAGCGCGTGCTGGCCTATCGACGGAGCATCGGCACGCTAAGCGACAGCGTGCGCTCCGCGGTGCCCGACCTGCACCGCGAGAGCTAG